A stretch of the Macaca mulatta isolate MMU2019108-1 chromosome 16, T2T-MMU8v2.0, whole genome shotgun sequence genome encodes the following:
- the LOC100426632 gene encoding C-C motif chemokine 4 — protein MKLRVTVLSLLALAAAFCSPALSAPMGSDPPTSCCFSYTVRKLPRNFVVDYYETSSLCSQPAVVFQTKRGKQVCADPSETWVQEYVYDLELN, from the exons ATGAAGCTGCGCGTGACGGTCCTGTCTCTCCTCGCGCTAGCAGCTGCCTTCTGCTCTCCAGCACTCTCAGCACCAA TGGGCTCAGACCCTCCCACCTCCTGCTGCTTTTCTTACACCGTGAGGAAGCTTCCTCGCAACTTTGTGGTAGATTACTACGAGACCAGCAGCCTCTGCTCCCAGCCAGCTGTGGT ATTCCAGACCAAAAGAGGCAAGCAAGTCTGCGCTGACCCCAGTGAGACCTGGGTCCAGGAGTACGTGTATGACCTGGAACTGAACTGA